A single window of Culicoides brevitarsis isolate CSIRO-B50_1 chromosome 3, AGI_CSIRO_Cbre_v1, whole genome shotgun sequence DNA harbors:
- the LOC134836060 gene encoding heat shock factor-binding protein 1, which produces MSDVKSEIDSDIEQNYSLNSTADPKNMQELSIYVQTLLQGVQDKFQTMSDQIITKIDDMGTRLDELEKSIGDLMQQANMADQPEMGK; this is translated from the exons ATGTCTGACGTAAAATCCGAAATTGATAGCGATATCGAGCAAAATTATTCGCTCAACAGTACTGCAGATCCCAAAAATATGCAGGAATTGTCGATTTAT gtgCAAACGCTCTTGCAAGGcgttcaggacaagtttcaaaCGATGTCGGATCAGATAATCACGAAAATCGACGAtatgg gaaCCCGTTTGGATGAGCTGGAAAAATCCATCGGAGACTTGATGCAACAAGCGAACATGGCAGATCAACCCGAAATGGGCAAATGA
- the LOC134833446 gene encoding max-like protein X, translating to MAEAIDSKFKIEPQDVRSPEQNSLVHTPNSSTQNTDEEDDSVGEDSTRSMSYKERRRNAHTLAEQKRRDNIKKGYEELQEIVPKCNQNDASGYKISKAAVLQKSIEYISFLHKDKKKQEDDLQTLQKEVMALRIIQKNYETMLQNQNQTPNNESTLSEDMKFEVLKNVMDEMFLSFEKLPMDTFAELTSSSTAWVEEHCKPHLLKKIVNQTIEKVQQQQQTE from the exons atggcagaaGCTATTG attcaaaATTCAAGATTGAACCGCAAGACGTACGAAGCCCGGAGCAAAATAGTCTCGTGCACACGCCAAATTCGAGCACGCAGAACACCGACGAGGAGGATGACAGTGTCGGCGAGGACAGCACTCGTTCGATGAGCTACAAGGAACGTCGTCGCAACGCCCATACGCTGGCCGAGCAAAAACGTCGCGACAACATCAAAAAAGGCTACGAAGAGTTGCAAGAAATCGTGCCAAAGTGCAATCAGAACGACGCGAGCGGCTACAAGATCAGCAAGGCGGCAGTTTTGCAAAAATCCATCGAATATATCTCGTTTTTGCacaaagacaagaaaaagcaGGAAGATGACTTGCAAACGTTACAAAAGGAGGTGATGGCATTGCGGATAATTCAGAAGAATTACGAGACGATGTTGCAAAATCAGAATCAGACGCCGAATAATGAGAGCACGTTGAGCGAAGACATGAAATTTGAAGTGCTGAAGAACGTGATGGACGAGATGTTTTTGAGTTTTGAAAAGTTACCGATGGATACGTTCGCGGAATTGACGTCTTCGAGCACGGCATGGGTCGAGGAGCACTGCAAACCGCATctcttgaagaaaattgtCAATCAAACCATCGAAAAAGtgcagcaacagcaacaaacggagtga
- the LOC134833447 gene encoding dr1-associated corepressor codes for MPSKKKKYNARFPAGRIKKIMQTDEEVGKVSQHCPIMISRCLELFIESLLSKTVRVTNARNSKTLSPSHMKMVIESEKNFDFLRDLVKDVKDVKDMPPEEENGQNPEPVAAINLHVASTTSSQQQMQPVQTQPLALVGKRSRSNGNTAAQEDDDDESDESDSSD; via the exons atgccctcaaaaaagaagaaatataaCGCCAGATTCCCTGCT GGTCGCATCAAGAAAATCATGCAAACGGACGAAGAAGTTGGAAAAGTCTCACAACACTGCCCCATCATGATATCGCGTTGCTTGGAGCTCTTTATCGAATCCCTGCTCTCCAAAACGGTGCGCGTCACAAATGCCCGCAACTCGAAAACGCTGTCGCCGTCACACATGAAAATGGTGATCGAATCCGAGAAAAATTTCGACTTTTTGCGCGATTTGGTGAAAGATGTGAAAGACGTCAAAGACATGCCGCCGGAAGAGGAAAATGGACAAAACCCAGAACCAGTTGCCGCGATAAATCTTCATGTGGCTTCAACGACGTCGTCGCAACAACAAATGCAGCCCGTGCAAACACAACCGCTCGCCTTGGTCGGGAAACGAAGTAGAAGTAACGGAAATACCGCGGCGCAAgaagatgacgacgacgaaagtGACGAGAGCGATTCCTcagactga